A window of the Desulfobacula toluolica Tol2 genome harbors these coding sequences:
- a CDS encoding PAS domain S-box protein, translating to MPAYNIVEQTIRSELNTDNSNIIYFNEQLDLSRFIGEKYKNTLKESFYLKYNHLKFDLIITIMKPAFDFIQSECKDLFPGVPIVYGLIDEGFDKPKKLPANTSGFAMNVSIDGTIKAAMKIQPDAQHMVIVSDKTQLGQLLEERAKQAIDTIPDQISVTSLSNFSMEKILIKVHNLSSDTIVLYLVMSEDGDGKPIISTDALKMISDVSNAPVYGLWDILLEHRMTGGCLSSFVSLGRNMAEKGKQILNGQIESPSLITIPNTHMFNWRQLQRWGIKEQNLPSGSRIKFKEMSVWDTYKKQILIVFLICISEAILIGFLLVQRRKTKLSEIKRSKTKKFRDNLIKTANVLILGFDTQGNVTLLNSAVEKLTGYLTSEFEGKNLFNILVPGKSDQAAGHLFNNFMNESLPKLSEYKIQTKDGRERIILWSNNAIKQNGKVEGTILIGIDITERKHAERLLKESEEKYRELIDNTSDISYRSSIDGYLIFLSKAVQRLTGYTVEEAIGSNIADMYLYPEERKKVMAILKKWGHISDYEVQFKHKDGSIWWASSNSQLFTDQNGNILGVEGTIRDITRRKIAEEELRKNEERLRLALEGTNTGFYEWYPVTNETYFSPTFFTMLGYEPDKFPHNYNTWADLLHPEDKLAAETVVKDFLQKRQSSFKHEFRIRSKKNGYHWILSRGAAMEWDEKGRIQRIIGTHSDITDSKLAEEMLRDREMRLRTMFDQTFQFMGLLSLKGNLLTVNRVALEFIKAKEADVIDKLFWETPWWTHSAKEQKKILQAIKKAALGEYISFETTHIDPSGNLHHIDTSLKPILGDDGRIIYLCAEGRDITDKKQGQKERVKLEKQLHQAQKMEAIGTLAGGIAHDFNNILGAIIGFSELALEDIKEGDPVRYSIDQVLQSAFRAKELVEQILLFSRQGKHKMKPVKITSLIKEVIKLLRSTLQKTIDVKENILIKKDMVLADPVKIHQILMNLCTNSAHAMGEKGGTLTVTLDQIDFDKKSLMEFSDLKSGSYLKLKVTDTGHGIPEKLIDKIFDPFFTTKPRGEGTGLGLAVVHGIVKDHKGNIKVYSEPGKGTAIHIFLPLLKADDPLAVKDDKPISGGTEHILLVDDEIPLIKFGKQTLQRLGYRVTAFSDSRIAWETFQKNPNFFDMVITDKTMPEITGLMLSEKIVNLCPEIPIILCTGFGDELSLKEAEKIGVKAMLHKPVIKKDLAETIRRVLDQTREKGV from the coding sequence ATGCCGGCGTATAATATAGTGGAACAGACCATACGATCTGAGCTGAATACGGATAATAGCAATATAATTTATTTTAATGAACAATTAGATCTGTCCCGCTTCATTGGAGAAAAATATAAAAACACTTTAAAAGAATCATTTTATTTAAAATATAACCATCTCAAATTTGATTTGATCATTACAATAATGAAACCCGCTTTTGACTTTATACAAAGTGAATGTAAAGATCTGTTCCCAGGTGTGCCCATTGTTTATGGCTTGATTGACGAAGGGTTTGACAAGCCCAAAAAACTTCCAGCCAATACATCTGGGTTTGCCATGAATGTCAGTATTGACGGCACCATAAAAGCAGCCATGAAAATTCAACCGGATGCACAACATATGGTCATTGTTTCTGATAAAACACAGCTTGGACAATTACTGGAGGAAAGGGCAAAACAGGCCATTGACACTATTCCTGATCAAATTTCAGTAACCTCATTATCAAACTTTTCAATGGAAAAGATTCTAATAAAAGTTCACAACCTTTCATCTGATACCATTGTCTTATATCTGGTTATGTCGGAGGATGGTGATGGCAAACCCATTATCTCAACGGACGCTTTAAAAATGATCAGTGATGTATCAAATGCACCTGTATACGGCCTTTGGGATATTCTTTTGGAACACCGGATGACAGGTGGATGTTTAAGCAGCTTTGTTTCGCTGGGTCGAAATATGGCTGAAAAAGGAAAACAAATCTTAAATGGGCAAATAGAGTCTCCTTCTTTAATTACAATACCCAACACTCACATGTTTAACTGGAGACAGCTTCAGCGCTGGGGTATAAAGGAACAGAATCTCCCATCAGGCAGTAGGATCAAATTCAAGGAGATGTCTGTCTGGGATACCTATAAAAAACAAATCCTCATTGTTTTTTTGATTTGCATAAGCGAGGCAATACTGATCGGTTTTTTACTTGTCCAAAGAAGAAAAACCAAATTGTCGGAAATAAAGCGTTCAAAAACAAAAAAATTCAGAGATAACCTGATCAAAACAGCGAATGTTCTGATTTTGGGGTTTGATACCCAAGGCAATGTTACATTGTTGAATTCTGCAGTTGAGAAGTTAACCGGATATCTCACGTCAGAATTTGAAGGTAAAAACTTGTTCAATATTTTAGTCCCCGGGAAAAGTGATCAAGCTGCAGGGCATTTGTTTAATAACTTTATGAATGAAAGCCTGCCCAAATTGTCTGAATATAAAATTCAAACAAAAGATGGCAGGGAACGAATTATTTTATGGAGTAATAATGCAATCAAACAAAATGGAAAAGTAGAAGGCACAATTTTAATTGGTATTGATATTACAGAGCGCAAGCACGCAGAAAGATTGCTGAAGGAAAGCGAAGAAAAATACAGAGAACTCATTGATAATACATCAGATATTAGTTATAGATCAAGCATAGATGGCTATTTAATATTTCTATCCAAGGCGGTTCAGCGCTTAACCGGCTATACCGTAGAAGAGGCGATCGGATCAAATATAGCTGATATGTATTTATATCCGGAAGAAAGAAAAAAAGTCATGGCAATCCTTAAAAAATGGGGACATATTTCAGATTATGAAGTCCAGTTCAAACATAAAGACGGGTCAATCTGGTGGGCTTCTTCGAATTCTCAATTATTCACAGATCAAAATGGTAATATTTTGGGAGTCGAAGGAACTATAAGGGACATCACCAGGCGTAAGATTGCCGAAGAGGAACTTCGCAAGAACGAAGAAAGGCTTCGTTTAGCGCTTGAAGGCACGAATACCGGATTTTACGAGTGGTATCCTGTGACCAATGAAACCTACTTCAGCCCAACTTTTTTTACAATGTTGGGATATGAACCTGACAAGTTCCCCCATAATTATAACACTTGGGCTGATTTATTACATCCGGAAGACAAATTAGCTGCTGAGACGGTTGTAAAGGATTTCCTTCAAAAACGACAAAGCTCGTTCAAACACGAGTTCCGGATACGGTCGAAAAAAAATGGGTATCATTGGATATTAAGTCGTGGTGCAGCAATGGAGTGGGATGAAAAAGGCAGAATCCAACGGATAATAGGAACTCACTCGGATATCACTGACAGCAAACTGGCCGAGGAAATGCTTCGGGACAGAGAAATGAGACTGCGGACGATGTTTGACCAGACCTTCCAGTTCATGGGGTTGCTTTCTTTGAAAGGTAACTTGTTGACAGTAAATCGGGTCGCCCTTGAATTTATAAAAGCCAAAGAAGCAGATGTGATTGACAAACTCTTTTGGGAGACTCCCTGGTGGACTCACTCTGCAAAGGAGCAAAAAAAAATACTTCAGGCAATTAAAAAGGCTGCTTTGGGTGAATACATTTCATTCGAAACCACCCATATAGATCCTTCCGGCAATCTGCACCATATTGATACGTCACTTAAACCGATTCTGGGTGATGATGGCAGGATCATCTATCTGTGTGCGGAAGGAAGAGACATAACCGACAAAAAACAAGGTCAAAAGGAAAGGGTAAAGCTGGAGAAACAATTGCACCAGGCCCAGAAAATGGAGGCTATCGGTACGCTTGCCGGTGGTATCGCCCATGACTTTAACAATATTCTTGGTGCAATTATCGGTTTTTCTGAACTGGCGCTTGAAGATATCAAAGAAGGTGACCCAGTAAGATATTCCATTGATCAGGTTTTACAATCCGCTTTCCGGGCAAAAGAACTGGTGGAACAAATTCTTTTGTTCAGCCGTCAGGGCAAACATAAGATGAAGCCGGTGAAGATAACTTCCCTGATCAAGGAGGTTATTAAGCTGCTCAGGTCAACCCTCCAGAAGACGATTGATGTTAAGGAAAATATTTTAATCAAAAAGGATATGGTGCTTGCAGATCCAGTTAAGATTCATCAGATTCTAATGAATCTTTGTACCAACTCAGCCCATGCAATGGGTGAGAAAGGGGGAACCCTGACCGTCACCCTTGATCAAATCGATTTTGATAAAAAGTCTTTGATGGAGTTTTCAGACCTGAAATCGGGGTCATATTTAAAATTGAAAGTGACTGATACCGGACATGGTATCCCTGAAAAACTTATCGATAAAATATTCGACCCTTTCTTTACAACCAAGCCCCGTGGAGAGGGAACCGGTTTGGGACTGGCAGTAGTGCATGGTATTGTGAAAGATCATAAAGGGAATATAAAGGTCTACAGCGAACCTGGAAAAGGAACCGCCATCCATATATTTCTACCCCTTTTAAAAGCAGATGATCCGTTGGCTGTAAAGGATGACAAACCCATATCCGGCGGCACGGAGCACATCCTGCTGGTTGATGATGAGATCCCGTTAATCAAGTTTGGAAAACAGACACTACAGCGATTGGGCTATCGGGTTACAGCATTTTCTGACAGCCGGATCGCATGGGAAACATTCCAAAAAAATCCAAATTTTTTTGATATGGTCATTACAGATAAGACCATGCCCGAAATAACAGGCTTGATGCTTTCTGAAAAAATAGTCAATTTGTGTCCGGAAATACCGATTATCCTGTGTACAGGATTTGGTGATGAATTATCATTAAAAGAAGCTGAAAAGATCGGGGTAAAAGCCATGCTGCATAAGCCTGTCATCAAGAAAGACCTGGCTGAAACCATCCGCCGGGTATTGGATCAAACCAGAGAAAAAGGGGTTTAA